In Anaerostipes hadrus ATCC 29173 = JCM 17467, a single genomic region encodes these proteins:
- a CDS encoding nucleotidyltransferase family protein yields the protein MKTAAIICEYNPFHNGHKYHIMQTRNITGADCVIAIMSGNYVQRGTPAVMDKKIRTKSALLGGADLVIELPLFAACSSAPDFAIGAVSLLHKLGVIDYLSFGSECQDINKLKQIASFLIQYEEEIERGTKELMSLGHSYPKAKELYLREHLDDTSLIEVLKQPNNILGIEYLKALLQLDSPIIPVCVTRVSNDHHSKELTPSISSATSIREILEQNQISPLFSRVPEALHDIYQMHYQKDFPVCLDDFSLLLHAAIYSCEDLTQISGISSDFKDRIFKMLKSDLSFEELISACKTKNLTWSKISRNLLHIMLDITKEKVEKVRTYDMSPYFQILGFKRSASFLIGNIKRKSSIPMVRHLRVMNDPLSKDQEELLSTEQRANQLYRTVIGQKFHTIIKDEQIIF from the coding sequence ATGAAAACAGCAGCTATCATTTGCGAATACAATCCATTTCACAATGGTCATAAATACCACATCATGCAGACAAGGAATATCACGGGTGCAGACTGCGTCATTGCCATCATGAGTGGAAACTATGTACAGCGCGGAACTCCGGCGGTTATGGACAAAAAAATACGTACCAAGTCTGCCCTTCTTGGAGGTGCCGATCTCGTGATCGAACTCCCCTTATTTGCAGCATGTTCATCTGCCCCTGATTTTGCAATTGGAGCTGTCAGTCTGCTTCACAAACTAGGGGTGATCGACTACCTTTCTTTTGGAAGTGAGTGTCAAGATATTAACAAACTTAAGCAGATTGCATCCTTTCTTATCCAATATGAAGAAGAAATCGAGCGTGGTACAAAAGAGCTTATGAGTCTCGGACATTCTTATCCGAAAGCAAAAGAACTTTATCTTAGAGAGCATCTTGATGATACTTCTTTGATTGAAGTATTAAAACAGCCGAATAATATTCTTGGGATTGAATATTTAAAAGCTTTGCTACAGTTAGACAGCCCTATCATTCCCGTCTGTGTTACCCGTGTTTCAAACGATCATCACAGCAAGGAGTTGACACCTTCGATTTCTTCTGCAACATCCATCCGTGAAATCTTAGAACAAAACCAGATAAGCCCTTTATTCTCAAGAGTCCCTGAAGCTTTGCATGATATCTATCAGATGCATTATCAAAAAGATTTTCCTGTCTGCCTGGATGATTTTTCTCTGCTTTTACATGCAGCTATTTATTCTTGCGAAGATCTTACACAGATCAGCGGTATTTCAAGCGATTTTAAGGACCGTATTTTTAAGATGTTAAAATCTGATCTTTCTTTTGAAGAACTGATCAGTGCCTGTAAGACCAAAAATCTCACCTGGAGTAAAATAAGCAGAAATCTTTTGCATATCATGCTTGATATAACAAAAGAAAAGGTTGAAAAAGTACGAACTTACGATATGTCTCCTTATTTTCAGATTCTAGGTTTCAAACGTTCTGCTTCCTTCCTGATTGGGAATATCAAAAGAAAATCTTCCATCCCTATGGTCCGCCATCTGCGTGTTATGAATGATCCTTTATCCAAAGATCAAGAAGAATTATTATCTACAGAACAACGTGCCAACCAGTTATATCGTACCGTGATCGGACAGAAATTTCATACGATCATAAAAGATGAGCAGATCATCTTCTAG
- the coaD gene encoding pantetheine-phosphate adenylyltransferase, whose product MSIAVYPGSFDPVTYGHIDIIERSAKVFDKLIIAVLVNSAKKPMFTTQEKVDMIRKVTSHLDNVEVMSFSGLLVDFAKQQGASVSVRGLRAVTDFEYEIQIAQTNARLDKDLDTMFFTTSIEYSYVSSTIVKEIASYHGDVSEMVPPYVQECLEKKFKS is encoded by the coding sequence ATGAGTATTGCAGTTTATCCGGGAAGTTTTGACCCGGTGACTTATGGACATATTGATATTATAGAGCGTTCAGCCAAGGTTTTTGACAAGCTGATCATCGCAGTATTGGTAAACAGTGCAAAGAAACCAATGTTTACAACACAAGAGAAGGTTGATATGATACGAAAAGTGACAAGTCATCTTGATAATGTAGAGGTTATGTCATTTTCTGGATTGTTGGTAGACTTTGCAAAACAACAGGGAGCCAGTGTATCAGTCCGAGGACTACGCGCAGTAACTGATTTTGAGTATGAGATTCAAATTGCACAGACAAATGCGAGATTGGATAAAGACTTAGATACCATGTTTTTTACAACCAGCATTGAGTATTCTTATGTAAGTTCCACGATCGTAAAGGAAATTGCATCTTATCATGGAGATGTTTCTGAGATGGTACCGCCTTACGTACAAGAATGTCTTGAGAAGAAATTTAAATCATAG
- the rsmD gene encoding 16S rRNA (guanine(966)-N(2))-methyltransferase RsmD has translation MRVVAGSAKSLKLKTIEGMETRPTQDRIKETLFNMIQYDIPGSTFLDLFSGSGGIGIEALSRGAKEAYFVEKAKPALRCIRENLRYTKLDKKAQVLATDVNSAIRQLETKNVTFDHIFMDPPYKKGFEEEVLSIIDRSSICTEDTVVIVESSLDTEIPDFEKLKVIRVKEYKTNKHTFLMKIVED, from the coding sequence ATGAGAGTCGTAGCAGGAAGTGCGAAGAGTTTAAAATTAAAGACGATCGAAGGAATGGAGACAAGACCAACCCAGGATCGCATCAAAGAGACGTTATTTAATATGATTCAGTATGATATCCCGGGAAGTACATTTCTGGATCTTTTCTCTGGAAGTGGAGGAATCGGGATCGAGGCATTGAGCAGAGGAGCAAAGGAAGCTTATTTTGTTGAGAAAGCAAAACCTGCATTGAGATGCATTCGAGAGAATTTAAGATATACAAAGCTTGATAAGAAAGCACAGGTTCTGGCAACAGATGTGAATTCAGCGATCAGGCAGTTAGAGACGAAGAATGTAACATTTGATCATATTTTTATGGATCCTCCATATAAGAAAGGATTTGAAGAAGAAGTATTATCAATCATAGATCGATCCTCTATCTGTACAGAAGATACGGTAGTTATCGTGGAATCGTCTCTTGACACAGAGATACCAGATTTTGAGAAATTAAAGGTTATAAGAGTAAAAGAATACAAGACAAATAAACATACATTTTTGATGAAAATAGTGGAGGATTAG
- a CDS encoding alpha/beta-type small acid-soluble spore protein: MEERTSARSKGTNRVEVPEARGALDRFKFEVANEIGVDLKEGYNGHLTTAQAGSVGGEMVRKMIRRQEEEMSR, from the coding sequence ATGGAAGAACGAACTTCAGCAAGAAGCAAAGGAACAAACAGAGTCGAGGTACCAGAAGCGAGAGGAGCCTTAGACAGATTTAAGTTCGAAGTTGCAAATGAGATCGGTGTGGATTTAAAAGAAGGATATAACGGACACTTAACAACTGCTCAGGCAGGATCTGTCGGAGGAGAGATGGTTCGTAAAATGATCCGCAGACAGGAAGAAGAAATGTCTCGCTAA
- a CDS encoding acylphosphatase, with protein MVRFYLRFTGRVQGVGFRFFVAMNAERCHLTGWVKNMSDGSVTAEVQGTRVEIEKFLNLIQTGNRFIRVDEIEKEERPYEENEKRFHVRY; from the coding sequence ATGGTACGTTTTTATTTAAGATTTACAGGAAGAGTCCAAGGAGTAGGATTTCGTTTTTTTGTAGCGATGAATGCAGAAAGATGTCATTTGACAGGATGGGTGAAAAATATGTCTGATGGATCAGTGACAGCAGAAGTTCAGGGAACCAGAGTTGAAATTGAGAAATTTTTAAATTTGATCCAGACAGGAAATCGTTTCATTCGAGTGGATGAAATCGAGAAAGAAGAACGTCCATATGAAGAAAATGAGAAAAGATTTCATGTTCGTTATTAA
- the recG gene encoding ATP-dependent DNA helicase RecG → MDGTTNIIELKGIGEKSATAFGRLGIRDVDSLITMYPKYYLTYEDPKDVNEIEIGQRVSIFVRINSEVHIQYAKRMKIVTCTAKDHTGTIMLVWYNMPYLKKQLHQGRDYIFTGTPIYKNGRITMEHPEIFTQEDYEAKQETLQPVYPLTSGLTNKLVSKAVAQTKDYIFHIPEYLPQNILDQYQPMEYHQAIWNIHFPESKEQLIKAKKRLIFDEFFIFIAAMHMITSGEDLKEEGYKIGVCKEAKELVKNLPYELTTAQKRALNEMAKDMASGKVMNRLVQGDVGSGKTILAVILLLMCAKAGYQGVLMAPTEVLAAQHYESFTELLESYDIKIALLTGSTKAKEKRETYQKIKDGEVDIVIGTHAVIQDKVEYNKLALVITDEQHRFGVRQRESLSLKGEKPHVLVMSATPIPRTLAIILYGDLDVSIIDELPAERLPIKNCVVNTSYRPTAYRFIEKQVSQGRQVYIICPMVEERETMEGENVIQYAQMLRSQFAPSVRISYLHGKMKAADKQKVMDDFSEGKIDVLVSTTVVEVGVNVPNATVMMVENAERFGLAQLHQLRGRVGRGGYQSYCIFMTSSKKKETMQRLEVLNKSNDGFYIANEDLKLRGPGDFFGVRQSGMMDFVLADIYTNADIMKQAADAVKQLEESGFDFSNLKNSRLEKQIGLARNI, encoded by the coding sequence ATGGATGGCACAACAAATATCATAGAATTAAAAGGAATTGGGGAAAAGAGTGCGACAGCTTTTGGACGACTTGGAATCCGTGATGTAGACAGTCTGATCACGATGTATCCAAAGTATTATCTTACCTATGAAGATCCCAAAGATGTCAATGAGATCGAGATTGGCCAGAGAGTATCTATTTTCGTTCGTATCAATTCGGAAGTTCATATTCAGTATGCAAAAAGAATGAAGATTGTTACATGCACAGCGAAAGATCATACAGGAACGATCATGCTTGTCTGGTACAATATGCCATATTTAAAGAAACAATTACATCAGGGAAGAGATTATATATTTACGGGAACTCCGATCTATAAAAATGGACGGATCACGATGGAACATCCAGAGATCTTTACACAGGAAGATTATGAAGCTAAACAGGAGACATTGCAGCCAGTATATCCATTAACAAGTGGACTTACCAATAAACTTGTTTCTAAGGCTGTGGCACAGACAAAAGACTATATCTTTCATATTCCAGAATATCTTCCGCAAAATATTTTAGATCAATATCAGCCAATGGAATATCATCAGGCAATCTGGAATATTCATTTTCCGGAATCAAAAGAGCAGTTGATCAAAGCAAAGAAAAGGTTGATCTTTGATGAATTTTTTATTTTTATCGCAGCGATGCATATGATCACATCAGGAGAAGATCTCAAGGAAGAAGGATACAAGATCGGGGTCTGCAAGGAAGCGAAAGAACTGGTAAAGAATCTTCCATATGAATTGACTACAGCGCAGAAAAGAGCGTTAAATGAGATGGCAAAAGACATGGCGTCTGGTAAGGTTATGAATCGTCTGGTACAGGGTGATGTAGGATCTGGAAAGACGATCCTTGCGGTTATTTTATTATTAATGTGTGCCAAAGCAGGATACCAAGGGGTTTTGATGGCGCCAACGGAAGTGCTTGCAGCTCAGCATTATGAATCATTTACAGAACTTTTAGAATCTTATGATATAAAGATCGCATTGCTGACAGGTTCCACAAAGGCAAAAGAAAAAAGAGAAACCTATCAAAAGATCAAAGATGGAGAAGTAGATATTGTGATCGGAACTCATGCGGTCATTCAGGATAAGGTGGAATATAACAAGTTAGCATTAGTTATCACGGATGAACAACATCGATTTGGAGTAAGACAAAGAGAAAGTTTATCGCTAAAAGGTGAGAAACCACATGTACTTGTTATGAGTGCGACACCAATTCCAAGAACATTGGCGATCATTTTATATGGTGATCTTGATGTATCGATCATCGATGAACTGCCGGCAGAGCGGTTGCCGATCAAAAACTGCGTAGTCAACACAAGTTACCGCCCGACGGCATATCGTTTCATTGAGAAACAGGTCAGTCAGGGAAGACAGGTATATATTATCTGTCCGATGGTCGAAGAAAGAGAGACGATGGAAGGAGAAAATGTCATTCAGTATGCGCAGATGTTAAGAAGCCAATTTGCACCATCGGTAAGGATCAGTTACCTTCATGGAAAGATGAAGGCAGCGGACAAGCAGAAAGTCATGGATGATTTTTCAGAAGGCAAGATTGATGTTTTAGTATCAACAACGGTTGTTGAAGTCGGGGTGAATGTGCCAAATGCAACGGTTATGATGGTGGAGAATGCAGAACGTTTTGGACTTGCACAGCTTCATCAGTTAAGAGGACGTGTCGGACGTGGCGGCTATCAGTCCTATTGCATTTTTATGACGAGTTCCAAGAAGAAAGAAACGATGCAGCGTCTTGAAGTGTTGAATAAATCAAATGATGGATTTTATATAGCAAATGAAGACTTAAAACTTCGAGGACCGGGTGATTTCTTCGGAGTCAGACAAAGCGGGATGATGGATTTTGTTCTGGCAGATATCTATACCAATGCAGATATTATGAAACAGGCAGCTGATGCGGTAAAACAACTGGAGGAAAGCGGATTTGATTTTTCGAATTTGAAGAACAGCAGATTAGAAAAACAGATCGGGCTTGCAAGGAATATATAA
- a CDS encoding DAK2 domain-containing protein, which translates to MEAKIKMKQIDAALLQKMLIGGAKRLEANKEYINELNVFPVPDGDTGTNMTMTALAAAKEVGNAAEVTVKEVTRGLSSGSLRGARGNSGVILSQLFRGFYKGVKDQDVLTTETVAVGFKKAVETAYKAVMKPKEGTILTVAKVTAEKAVYCARNTEDFEEFAQVVIKEANEILQKTPEMLPVLKEAGVVDSGGQGLVEFLQGAVDALMGKEVDLSSVEKTAVKPAATASEAPLEEKDIKFGYCTEFIVMTKEEISMEEEQKFKDFLMGIGDSIVVVADEDIIKVHVHTNHPGKAIEKGLTYGELTNMKIDNMREEHRERLNLTQAEESKPEEPRKDFGFVAVSIGQGMNDIFRELGVDYLIEGGQTMNPSTEDMLNAIEQVNAETVFILPNNKNIILAATQAQSLVEDKNVVIIPTTTVPQGISAIIGFDPEADAEENEDNMKDIIECVKTGEVTYAVRDTSINGITIKVDDIMGIDDDGIKKVGQDVEKVTLELLEEMVDEDSELISIYYGEDTTKEQAEALLEKVEETYGDCDVQLEYGGQPIYYFLLSVE; encoded by the coding sequence AAACAGATAGATGCAGCTTTGCTGCAGAAGATGTTGATTGGCGGAGCCAAGAGATTAGAGGCGAATAAAGAATATATTAATGAACTGAATGTATTCCCTGTGCCAGACGGTGATACAGGAACGAATATGACAATGACAGCTCTTGCAGCTGCTAAAGAAGTTGGGAACGCAGCAGAAGTGACAGTGAAAGAAGTAACAAGAGGATTATCAAGCGGTTCTTTAAGAGGAGCCAGAGGTAACTCAGGTGTTATTCTATCCCAGTTATTCAGGGGATTTTATAAAGGTGTCAAAGATCAGGACGTATTAACAACAGAAACTGTTGCAGTAGGATTTAAGAAGGCAGTAGAGACAGCTTATAAAGCAGTTATGAAACCAAAGGAAGGAACAATCCTTACGGTAGCGAAAGTAACAGCAGAGAAGGCAGTATATTGTGCAAGGAATACAGAAGATTTTGAAGAATTTGCTCAGGTAGTGATCAAGGAAGCGAACGAGATTCTTCAGAAGACACCAGAGATGTTACCAGTTCTGAAAGAAGCAGGAGTGGTTGATTCAGGTGGACAGGGACTTGTGGAATTCCTACAGGGTGCTGTTGATGCTTTAATGGGTAAAGAAGTTGATTTAAGCAGTGTTGAGAAGACAGCAGTTAAACCAGCAGCAACAGCAAGTGAAGCACCATTAGAAGAGAAAGATATCAAATTTGGTTATTGTACAGAATTTATCGTTATGACGAAAGAAGAGATTTCCATGGAAGAAGAACAGAAGTTTAAAGATTTCTTAATGGGAATCGGAGATTCTATCGTGGTTGTTGCAGATGAAGATATCATTAAAGTACATGTTCATACAAACCATCCTGGAAAAGCGATCGAGAAAGGTCTCACATATGGAGAACTTACGAATATGAAGATTGATAATATGAGAGAAGAACACAGAGAACGTTTAAATCTCACACAGGCAGAAGAAAGCAAACCAGAAGAACCTAGAAAAGACTTTGGATTTGTGGCAGTATCGATCGGCCAGGGAATGAATGATATTTTCCGTGAGTTAGGTGTAGATTACCTGATCGAAGGTGGGCAGACCATGAACCCTAGTACTGAAGATATGTTGAATGCGATCGAGCAGGTGAATGCAGAGACTGTATTTATTTTGCCAAATAACAAGAATATCATTCTTGCAGCGACACAGGCACAGTCTTTAGTGGAAGATAAGAATGTAGTGATCATTCCGACAACAACAGTTCCACAGGGAATCTCAGCGATCATTGGATTTGATCCAGAAGCAGATGCCGAAGAGAATGAAGACAACATGAAAGACATCATTGAATGCGTGAAGACTGGAGAAGTTACTTATGCAGTCAGAGATACATCCATCAATGGTATTACGATCAAGGTCGATGATATCATGGGAATCGATGATGATGGGATCAAGAAAGTCGGACAGGATGTCGAGAAAGTCACGTTAGAATTACTAGAAGAGATGGTAGATGAAGACAGCGAACTGATCAGTATTTACTATGGAGAAGACACAACCAAAGAACAGGCAGAAGCATTACTTGAGAAAGTAGAAGAAACATATGGTGACTGTGATGTACAGTTAGAATATGGCGGACAGCCAATTTATTATTTCTTATTATCAGTAGAATAA